One genomic window of Medicago truncatula cultivar Jemalong A17 chromosome 1, MtrunA17r5.0-ANR, whole genome shotgun sequence includes the following:
- the LOC11425406 gene encoding uncharacterized protein: MVFSGEEEESGAVMGNGSGEGERLKHPLHNFHFPYLKWGNQRSLRCQKNPENGDDPSMVSPPENRMNRLRIDGGDDGIDAMRERLMFDLKVEAGRMKDAILKKEKENGAGEGSLVAAAGEKVWNLRRRRGVAGENEKELKIDEKKPIGSSPLRNGNGVGKLRGGGSPEKKVKFSLSLMKKEIEEDFITMTGQKPHRRPKKRPRNVQKQMDTLFPGMWLSEINADSYKVPDDVPDNNGKKR; this comes from the exons ATGGTGTTTTctggtgaagaagaagagagtggtGCTGTTATGGGTAATGGTTCCGGTGAAGGTGAAAGATTGAAGCATCCTCTTCACAACTTCCATTTTCCTTATTTGAAGTGGGGGAATCAGCGTTCTCTCCGGTGTCAGAAGAATCCTGAAAACGGTGACGATCCGTCGATGGTGTCACCGCCGGAGAATAGGATGAACAGACTGAGAAttgatggtggtgatgatggGATCGATGCTATGCGTGAAAGGTTGATGTTTGATCTGAAGGTTGAAGCTGGTAGGATGAAAGATGcgattttgaagaaggagaaagAGAATGGTGCTGGAGAAGGATCGTTGGTGGCTGCGGCGGGAGAGAAGGTGTGGAATTTGAGAAGGAGGAGAGGTGTTGCTGGAGAGAATGAAAAGGAGTTGAAAATTGATGAGAAAAAACCTATCGGTTCGTCGCCGTTAAGGAATGGTAACGGCGTTGGTAAGTTAAGAGGTGGTGGTTCTCCTGAGAAGAAGGTGAAATTTTCTTTGTCAttgatgaagaaggagattgaagaAGATTTCATCACGATGACTGGTCAAAAGCCTCATAGAAGGCCCAAAAAGAGACCTAGAAATGTTCAGAAGCAAATGGAT ACCCTTTTTCCTGGTATGTGGTTGTCTGAGATTAATGCCGATTCTTATAAGGTTCCTGATGACGTTCCTGACAATAATGGCAag AAGAGGTAG
- the LOC11425407 gene encoding protein LIFEGUARD 4, with the protein MGKGDIEAGFSHAHGDNLYPSMIESPELRWGFIRKVYIIVSIQLLLTAGVACFFMFFPPARDFVRNRLYCVIILIVAIIFTIILLFALSKYYKKHPVNLFLLGLYTLCMSVAVGFACVFAKAPVVLEAAFLTGVVVASLTFYTFWAVKRGKDFSFLAPFLFASLLVLMMFALIQILIPLGPIGKTVYAGLGALLMCGFIVYDTCDLIKRYSYDEYIWAAIAIYGDIVNLFLYILTLLQDF; encoded by the exons ATGGGTAAGGGTGACATTGAGGCTGGATTTTCCCACGCACATGGCGACAACCTGTATCCGTCGATGATAGAGTCACCTGAGCTCCGATGGGGTTTCATCCGTAAAGTTTACATCATTGTTTCCATTCAGCTTCTGCTCACAGCTGGTGTTGCAtgctttttcatgttttttccaCCAGCAAGGGATTTTGTTCGCAACCGTCTTTATTGCGTCATTATCTTGATTGTTGCTATCATCTTCACAATCATac TTTTGTTTGCGTTGAGCAAATATTACAAAAAACACCCGGTGAATCTATTTCTTCTTGGTCTCTATACTCTTTGCATGTCTGTTGCAGTTGGATTTGCTTGTGTTTTTGCCAAAG CACCGGTCGTCCTAGAGGCAGCATTTCTAACGGGTGTGGTGGTTGCTAGCTTAACATTCTACACATTTTGGGCTGTTAAAAGAGGCAAAGATTTTAGTTTCCTTGCTCCATTCCTCTTTGCTTCTCTTTTGGTGTTGATGATGTTTGCACTTATTCAg ATATTAATCCCTCTTGGACCAATAGGGAAGACAGTATATGCTGGCTTGGGTGCATTATTAATGTGTGGCTTCATCGTATATGATACTTGTGACCTCATTAAAAGATACAGCTATGACGAATACATTTGGGCTGCCATTGCTATCTATGGTGACATTGTCAACCTCTTCCTCTATATACTAACTCTTTTGCAAGACTTTTAA
- the LOC11440717 gene encoding uncharacterized protein, with amino-acid sequence MAIEVCSETNSPGFSPRISFSHDLKNSNGSIPVEDLHLRSDLHLLDSTSDFVFSITNCFSQQFSSADELFSDGKIVPMEIKKVISNGIIVPMKKNSSANEFFEPLQKTTVMKKRLKEFLSDETDVEEEKPLLSKHFWQFKRSSSLNFDTARQNRLIRSLQFLSRSHSTGSAPNPKQTELQKERQKQRLQKQSSVSSSRRSSSSSSTSSTYYFYNSSNKSSLRKCSSSNGVRISPVLNLPQAYIPKVTANFFGFGSLFCKGKVKRKKK; translated from the coding sequence ATGGCAATTGAAGTGTGTAGTGAAACAAACAGCCCAGGATTCAGTCCTAGAATTTCATTCTCACATGATTTAAAGAATTCAAATGGTTCAATCCCCGTCGAAGATCTTCACCTTCGGTCAGATTTACACCTCTTAGATTCAACCTCCGATTTCGTTTTCTCCATCACCAATTGTTTTTCTCAGCAATTCTCTTCAGCTGATGAACTTTTCTCCGATGGAAAAATAGTTCcaatggaaataaaaaaagttatctcCAATGGAATTATCGTTCCAATGAAGAAAAATTCATCAGCTAATGAATTCTTTGAGCCTCTTCAAAAAACTACAGTAATGAAGAAGAGGCTTAAAGAATTCCTGTCTGATGAAACAGACGTGGAAGAAGAGAAGCCATTGTTATCCAAACATTTCTGGCAATTCAAAAGAAGCAGCAGTTTGAATTTTGATACAGCTCGTCAAAATAGATTGATTCGTTCTCTACAATTCTTATCAAGGAGCCATTCAACCGGTTCAGCGCCGAATCCAAAACAAACAGAGCTtcaaaaagaaagacaaaaacaaaGGTTGCAGAAACAATCTTCTGTTTCAAGTAGTAGAagatcttcttcatcttcttcaacgtCAAGTACATATTATTTCTACAATTCATCTAATAAATCTTCGTTAAGGAAATGTTCTTCTAGTAATGGTGTTAGAATTAGTCCTGTTTTGAATCTACCTCAAGCATATATTCCTAAAGTTACTGcaaatttttttggatttggttCATTGTTTTGTAAAGGAAAAgttaaaagaaagaagaaatag